A genomic segment from Glycine max cultivar Williams 82 chromosome 1, Glycine_max_v4.0, whole genome shotgun sequence encodes:
- the LOC100798768 gene encoding casein kinase 1-like protein 3 isoform X1, producing the protein MERIICAKYKLGRKIGSGSFGEIYLATNIDTFEIVAVKIENGKTKHPQLLYEAKLYNILQGGSGIPNIKWCGVDGEDNVLVMDLLGPSLEDLFVYCGRKFSLKSVLMLADQMMTRIEYVHSKGFLHRDIKPDNFLMGLGRKANQVYIIDFGLAKRYRDSSTNRHIPYRENKNLTGTARYASCNTHLGIEQSRRDDLESLGYVLLYFLRGSLPWQNLKAATKKQKYDKICEKKVSTPIEVLCKSHPVEFASYFHYCHSLTFDQRPDYGFLKRLFRDLFAREGYEFDYVFDWTILKYQQAQKNRVQSRISTVPGTSSSPAMPMDVDNHRGINAYSGDVTAERIKSGNVTGSGVKIQFKSPVGKNLGSEKPLDKNIFGEANIPSTSYSVAGTSRRNTLKPALSTEAPNPGHGQGSNKIGPSSSWISSVQRISSAK; encoded by the exons ATGGAGCGCATCATCTGCGCCAAGTACAAGCTAGGTCGCAAGATCGGAAGCGGATCCTTCGGCGAAATCTACCttg CGACGAATATTGATACCTTCGAGATCGTCGCCGTCAAGATC GAGAACGGTAAAACGAAGCATCCACAATTGCTTTACGAGGCCAAGCTCTACAATATTCTTCAAGGAGGAA GTGGCATCCCGAACATAAAATGGTGCGGCGTAGACGGGGAGGATAATGTGCTTGTTATGGACTTGCTGGGACCTAGTCTTGAGGATCTTTTTGTCTACTGTGGAAGAAAGTTCTCCCTCAAATCTGTGTTAATGTTGGCCGATCAAATG ATGACTAGAATAGAATATGTGCATTCTAAAGGATTCCTACACAGGGATATAAAACCTGACAACTTTCTCATGGGACTTGGTCGGAAGGCAAACCAG gtttatataattgattttgggCTTGCAAAACGATATAGGGACTCCTCAACTAATCGCCACATCCCTTACAG GGAGAACAAAAACTTAACAGGGACTGCACGCTATGCTAGTTGCAATACTCATCTTGGGATTG AGCAAAGTCGACGGGATGATTTGGAGTCACTTGGGTATGTGCTTTTGTACTTCCTTAGAGGAAG CCTTCCTTGGCAAAACCTAAAGGCTGCAACAAAGAAGCAAAAGTATGATAAAATATGTGAGAAGAAAGTATCAACTCCTATTGAG GTATTATGCAAATCTCATCCTGTAGAGTTTGCTTCATACTTTCATTACTGTCACTCTCTGACCTTTGATCAGAGACCGGATTATGGATTCTTGAAGCGCCTATTTCGGGACCTATTTGCTCGAGAAG GTTATGAATTTGATTATGTATTTGATTGGACTATTTTAAAGTACCAGCAGGCACAAAAGAATAGAGTCCAGTCTCGTATATCT ACAGTCCCTGGAACAAGCAGTAGTCCTGCAATGCCAATGGATGTAGACAACCATCGAG GTATTAATGCTTATTCAGGGGATGTCACAGCAGAACGCATTAAGTCAGGCAATGTTACTGGTTCTGGTGTTAAAATTCAGTTTAAATCACCAGTTGGCAAAAATTTGGGCTCTGAAAAGCCTCTGGACAAGAAT ATTTTTGGTGAAGCGAATATACCCTCTACCTCATACTCTGTTGCTGGTACCTCAAGAAGGAACACCTTGAAGCCTGCCTTGTCCACTGAAGCTCCTAACCCTGGACATGGGCAAGGTAGTAATAAAATTGGCCCTTCGAGTAGCTGGATTTCATCTGTGCAGCGCATATCTTCTGCCAAATGA
- the LOC100798768 gene encoding casein kinase 1-like protein 3 isoform X2 — protein MERIICAKYKLGRKIGSGSFGEIYLATNIDTFEIVAVKIENGKTKHPQLLYEAKLYNILQGGSGIPNIKWCGVDGEDNVLVMDLLGPSLEDLFVYCGRKFSLKSVLMLADQMMTRIEYVHSKGFLHRDIKPDNFLMGLGRKANQVYIIDFGLAKRYRDSSTNRHIPYRENKNLTGTARYASCNTHLGIEQSRRDDLESLGYVLLYFLRGSLPWQNLKAATKKQKYDKICEKKVSTPIEVLCKSHPVEFASYFHYCHSLTFDQRPDYGFLKRLFRDLFAREGYEFDYVFDWTILKYQQAQKNRVQSRISTVPGTSSSPAMPMDVDNHRVLLVGRY, from the exons ATGGAGCGCATCATCTGCGCCAAGTACAAGCTAGGTCGCAAGATCGGAAGCGGATCCTTCGGCGAAATCTACCttg CGACGAATATTGATACCTTCGAGATCGTCGCCGTCAAGATC GAGAACGGTAAAACGAAGCATCCACAATTGCTTTACGAGGCCAAGCTCTACAATATTCTTCAAGGAGGAA GTGGCATCCCGAACATAAAATGGTGCGGCGTAGACGGGGAGGATAATGTGCTTGTTATGGACTTGCTGGGACCTAGTCTTGAGGATCTTTTTGTCTACTGTGGAAGAAAGTTCTCCCTCAAATCTGTGTTAATGTTGGCCGATCAAATG ATGACTAGAATAGAATATGTGCATTCTAAAGGATTCCTACACAGGGATATAAAACCTGACAACTTTCTCATGGGACTTGGTCGGAAGGCAAACCAG gtttatataattgattttgggCTTGCAAAACGATATAGGGACTCCTCAACTAATCGCCACATCCCTTACAG GGAGAACAAAAACTTAACAGGGACTGCACGCTATGCTAGTTGCAATACTCATCTTGGGATTG AGCAAAGTCGACGGGATGATTTGGAGTCACTTGGGTATGTGCTTTTGTACTTCCTTAGAGGAAG CCTTCCTTGGCAAAACCTAAAGGCTGCAACAAAGAAGCAAAAGTATGATAAAATATGTGAGAAGAAAGTATCAACTCCTATTGAG GTATTATGCAAATCTCATCCTGTAGAGTTTGCTTCATACTTTCATTACTGTCACTCTCTGACCTTTGATCAGAGACCGGATTATGGATTCTTGAAGCGCCTATTTCGGGACCTATTTGCTCGAGAAG GTTATGAATTTGATTATGTATTTGATTGGACTATTTTAAAGTACCAGCAGGCACAAAAGAATAGAGTCCAGTCTCGTATATCT ACAGTCCCTGGAACAAGCAGTAGTCCTGCAATGCCAATGGATGTAGACAACCATCGAG TATTACTCGTTGGCAGGTATTAA
- the GLYI-1 gene encoding probable lactoylglutathione lyase, chloroplastic: MSSSIRPSLSSFMLPSLASCNPSQKLSLFRLGSGIRQFHKFGLKASRFLRHDDKCMRVMAFGNMSTAATQENVLDWVKHDKRRMLHVVYRVGDLDKSIKFYRECLGMKLLRKRDMQEQKYTNAFLGYGPEDAHFVVELTYSYGIEKYDIGDGFGHFGIAIDDISRIVELVRAKGGKITREPSPVKGGNTTIAYIEDPDGYQFELLERVPSPEPLCKVMLRVGDLDRSIKFYEKAFGMELLRTQDDPESKSTIGILGYGPEEKNTVLELTYNYGVTNYDKGDAYAQITIDTDDVYKTAEAIKLAGGKITREPGPIPVMKTKITSCVDPDGWKTVFVDNVDFRRELE, translated from the exons ATGTCTTCTTCAATTCGTCCCTCACTTTCTTCCTTCATGTTGCCCTCCCTCGCCTCTTGCAACCCTTCTCAAAAGCTCTCTCTTTTTCGTCTTGGTAGCG GCATTAGACAGTTTCATAAGTTTGGCCTCAAAGCTTCTAGGTTTTTGAGACATGATGATAAGTGCATGAGAGTGATGGCATTCGGAAACATGTCCACAGCTGCTACACAAGAAAATGTGCTAGATTGGGTCAAACATGACAAGAGAAGAATGCTTCATGTTGTGTATCGTGTTGGGGACTTGGACAAGAGCATAAA ATTTTATAGAGAGTGCCTTGGAATGAAGTTGCTCAGAAAGCGTGACATGCAAGAGCAGAAATATACCAATGCCTTTCTTGGATATGGGCCTGAGGATGCACACTTTGTTGTTGAACTGACATACA GTTACGGGATTGAGAAGTATGACATTGGAGATGGATTTGGCCATTTTGGTATTGCTATTGATGAT ATTTCAAGAATAGTGGAACTTGTTAGAGCCAAGGGTGGAAAAATTACTAGAGAGCCTAGTCCTGTCAAGGGAGGCAACACAACAATTGCATATATTGAAGATCCTGATGGTTATCAATTTGAACTTTTGGAAAGGGTTCCCTCTCCGGAGCCTTTGTGCAAAGTAATGCTTCGAGTGGGTGATCTTGATCGTTCCATTAAATTTTATGAGAAG GCTTTTGGTATGGAGCTACTTCGAACACAAGATGATCCAGAATCTAAG AGTACAATAGGAATACTGGGTTATGGTCCAGAGGAAAAAAATACTGTCCTGGAATTGACTTACAACTATGGAGTCACAAATTATGATAAAGGAGATGCTTATGCTCAG ATTACAATAGACACAGATGATGTGTACAAAACTGCAGAAGCAATTAAACTTGCAGGAGGAAAGATTACTCGAGAACCTGGACCGATACCCGTTATGAAGACAAAGATCACATCGTGTGTTGATCCTGATGGTTGGAAAACT GTTTTTGTAGATAATGTTGACTTTCGTAGGGAGTTGGAGTAG